In one Pseudomonas sp. MM211 genomic region, the following are encoded:
- a CDS encoding OmpW/AlkL family protein: MYKSLFSASLIALALAASAAQAHQAGDILVRAGAITVNPKADSSTVKVDRGGLAGTDLSGKATMSSDTQLGLNFAYMLTDNIGIELLAATPFEHDVKIKGTALDAANGKLGTLKHLPPTLSVVYYPLDSKSVFQPYVGAGINYTWIYDEHVGSRASTAGFDNFRAKNSWGLAWQIGADYMLTDNLLINAQARYIDIDTTAYVDHPGLGVRAKVDVDVDPFVYMVGLGYKF, encoded by the coding sequence ATGTACAAGTCGCTGTTCTCTGCCTCTCTGATCGCCCTGGCGCTGGCTGCCTCTGCGGCGCAGGCGCACCAGGCCGGAGATATCCTCGTTCGCGCGGGCGCCATCACGGTCAACCCGAAAGCCGACAGCTCCACGGTCAAGGTCGACCGCGGCGGCCTTGCCGGTACCGACCTGAGCGGCAAGGCGACCATGAGCAGCGACACTCAGCTGGGCCTCAACTTCGCCTACATGCTCACTGACAACATCGGCATCGAACTGCTCGCCGCCACGCCGTTCGAACATGACGTGAAGATCAAGGGCACCGCGCTGGATGCCGCCAACGGCAAACTCGGCACCTTGAAACACCTGCCACCGACCCTGAGCGTCGTCTACTACCCGCTCGACTCGAAATCGGTGTTCCAGCCCTATGTCGGCGCCGGCATCAACTACACCTGGATCTATGACGAACACGTAGGCAGCCGCGCCAGCACAGCCGGCTTCGACAATTTCCGGGCGAAGAATTCCTGGGGCCTGGCCTGGCAGATCGGTGCCGACTACATGCTCACCGACAACCTGCTGATCAACGCCCAGGCGCGCTACATCGACATCGACACCACCGCCTACGTCGACCACCCCGGCCTCGGCGTACGCGCCAAGGTAGACGTCGACGTCGATCCGTTCGTGTACATGGTTGGCCTGGGCTACAAGTTCTAG
- a CDS encoding DUF3299 domain-containing protein — protein sequence MFRALLIALLMTLAAPLWAAKLRTLNWQELIPENAPPQIAQMTPMHDMSQLGDALSEGGAASLQQFPSAPVVKEMDGQQIKIPGYIVPLDVTEEGRVTEFLLVPYFGACIHVPPPPSNQIIHVTAELGVLLDALYQPFWIEGPLKVEHSSSELAEVGYQMAADKIYPYELPAN from the coding sequence ATGTTCCGCGCTCTGCTCATCGCCCTTCTCATGACCCTGGCAGCTCCGCTGTGGGCTGCCAAACTGCGCACGCTGAACTGGCAGGAGCTGATTCCCGAGAACGCGCCGCCACAGATCGCCCAGATGACGCCGATGCATGACATGTCGCAGCTGGGCGACGCGCTTTCCGAAGGGGGCGCCGCCTCGCTGCAGCAGTTTCCGTCTGCGCCAGTGGTCAAGGAGATGGACGGCCAGCAGATCAAGATTCCGGGCTATATCGTGCCGCTGGACGTAACCGAGGAAGGTCGGGTTACCGAGTTCCTGCTGGTGCCCTACTTCGGCGCCTGCATCCACGTGCCGCCACCACCCTCCAACCAGATCATCCATGTCACCGCCGAACTGGGCGTGCTGCTTGATGCGCTGTACCAGCCGTTCTGGATCGAGGGCCCACTGAAGGTCGAGCACAGCAGCAGTGAGCTGGCCGAAGTCGGTTATCAGATGGCTGCGGACAAAATCTACCCATACGAGCTGCCGGCCAACTGA
- a CDS encoding ABC transporter permease, whose protein sequence is MFLLRLALASLANRRFTALLTVFAIALSVCLLLAVERVRTEARASFANTISGTDLIVGARSGSVNLLLYSVFRIGNATNNIRWDSFEKLAAHRQVDWAIPISLGDSHRGYRVMGTDAGYFDHYHYGRGQSLQLAQGERFHDLFEVVLGAEVAQALNYKLGDKLVLSHGVATISLQQHDDKPFVVSGILARTGTPVDRTLHISLEGMEALHVDWQNGVPARGAGKISADQAREMNLQPKAITAVMLGLKSKIATFAVQREVNEYRGEPLLAILPGVALQELWSLMGTAEKALFVVSLFVVLTGLIGMLTAILTSLNERRREMAILRSVGARPWHVASLLILEAFSLAVAGVVAGVALLYGGIASAQGYVQANYGLYLPLSAPTPYEWTLLGAILAAALLMGCVPAWRAYRQSLADGLSIRL, encoded by the coding sequence GTGTTCCTGTTACGACTCGCCTTGGCCAGTCTGGCCAACCGCCGCTTCACCGCTCTGCTCACGGTCTTCGCCATCGCCCTGTCGGTGTGTCTGCTGCTCGCCGTGGAGCGGGTGCGCACCGAAGCCCGCGCCAGCTTCGCCAATACCATCAGTGGTACCGACCTGATCGTCGGCGCCCGTTCCGGCAGCGTGAATCTGCTGCTGTACTCGGTGTTCCGTATCGGCAATGCCACCAACAACATCCGCTGGGACAGTTTCGAGAAGCTCGCCGCGCACCGCCAGGTCGACTGGGCCATCCCGATTTCTCTGGGCGACTCGCACCGAGGCTACCGGGTGATGGGCACCGACGCGGGTTATTTCGACCATTACCACTACGGGCGTGGACAGTCGCTGCAACTGGCTCAAGGCGAACGCTTCCACGACCTCTTCGAGGTGGTACTGGGCGCCGAAGTGGCCCAGGCCCTGAACTACAAGCTCGGCGACAAACTGGTGCTGTCCCATGGGGTCGCGACCATCAGCCTGCAGCAGCACGATGACAAGCCGTTCGTGGTCAGCGGCATCCTCGCCCGCACCGGCACGCCGGTGGATCGCACCCTGCATATTTCCTTGGAGGGCATGGAGGCGCTACACGTCGACTGGCAAAACGGCGTACCGGCCCGCGGCGCCGGCAAGATAAGCGCCGACCAGGCTCGGGAGATGAACCTGCAGCCCAAGGCCATCACCGCGGTGATGCTCGGCCTGAAGAGCAAGATCGCCACCTTCGCGGTTCAGCGCGAGGTCAACGAGTACCGCGGCGAACCGCTGCTGGCGATTCTCCCTGGCGTTGCGCTGCAGGAGTTGTGGAGCCTGATGGGCACGGCAGAAAAGGCGCTGTTCGTTGTGTCGTTGTTCGTGGTGCTGACGGGATTGATCGGCATGCTCACGGCCATCCTCACCAGCCTCAACGAACGGCGCCGGGAGATGGCCATCCTCCGTTCGGTGGGGGCGCGGCCGTGGCACGTCGCCAGCCTGCTGATCCTCGAAGCCTTCTCCCTGGCCGTGGCGGGCGTCGTCGCCGGTGTCGCCCTGCTGTACGGCGGCATCGCCAGCGCACAGGGTTATGTGCAGGCCAACTACGGGCTGTATCTGCCATTGAGTGCGCCGACACCCTATGAGTGGACGCTGCTCGGCGCTATTCTGGCGGCCGCTCTGCTGATGGGCTGCGTACCGGCCTGGCGGGCCTATCGGCAGTCGTTGGCAGATGGTCTGTCCATCCGCCTCTGA
- a CDS encoding ABC transporter ATP-binding protein, whose translation MTSALIELTDLGFSWPGQDELLDIPNFHLQRGETLFLKGPSGSGKTTLLGLLGGVQKPGRGNIRLLGEDLAALSAARRDRFRVDHTGYIFQQFNLLPFLSVRANVELPCRFSSLRAQRATQRYGSVDQAAAKLLEHLGLRPELLERRADSLSIGQQQRVAAARALIGQPELVIADEPTSALDADARQAFLELLFGECRDVGASLLFVSHDQSLAPLFDRSLSLAELNRASKPQEV comes from the coding sequence ATGACCTCAGCACTGATCGAACTCACCGACCTCGGTTTCTCCTGGCCCGGCCAGGACGAGCTTCTGGATATCCCGAATTTTCACCTGCAGCGCGGCGAAACCCTGTTTCTCAAGGGCCCCAGCGGCAGTGGCAAGACCACCCTGCTCGGCCTGCTCGGCGGCGTGCAGAAGCCTGGCCGAGGCAACATTCGCCTGCTCGGCGAGGATCTCGCCGCCCTCTCGGCAGCGCGCCGGGATCGCTTCCGTGTCGACCACACCGGCTACATCTTTCAGCAATTCAACCTGCTGCCCTTTCTCAGCGTTCGCGCCAACGTCGAACTGCCCTGCCGCTTCTCCAGCCTTCGTGCACAACGTGCAACGCAGCGCTATGGCAGCGTGGATCAGGCGGCGGCGAAACTGTTGGAGCACCTGGGCCTGCGCCCAGAGTTGCTCGAACGGCGTGCGGACTCGCTTTCCATCGGCCAGCAACAGCGCGTAGCCGCGGCTCGCGCACTGATCGGCCAGCCGGAGCTGGTGATTGCCGACGAACCGACTTCGGCGCTGGACGCCGATGCGCGCCAGGCCTTCCTCGAACTACTGTTCGGCGAATGCCGAGATGTCGGCGCCAGCCTGCTGTTCGTCAGCCACGACCAGAGCCTGGCCCCGCTGTTCGACCGCAGCCTGTCGCTGGCCGAACTCAACCGCGCCAGCAAACCCCAGGAGGTCTGA